The genomic stretch GTCTCTTTCTATCCCACCATTTGCCGCGAAATTTAAAAGTTCTAACTTAGTTGTCTGGTCAATTTGTAAATAGGTTTCTGAAACATAATGACTGTAATTCATTTCTTCAATTTGAATATTAGGATCTTTTATATTTAAATGATCATTATCATTGAAATAATATGAAATATAATTTGTAGTGTATGGTTGTCCAGAGTATTCTCCATAAACATGTAAATCGTCTCCGATATTTTTGTTATCAACTGAAAAATATGGTGTTAAATAAGGAATATTCTTTCTTATAAACGTGATTGTTAGTTCATTCGTACTAAAATTATGATCGGTTAAGGCTTGACTACTATAACTAAGGGGATTGATTCGATTTTCATAGTCATAGCTTGTAGCATATTCAAAACCCAAACCCGTATAATTTCCAAAAGAAAGGTCTCTTAAATAAACTGTATCAGTTTTATCTCCATAAACTGTCATTACAACTTCCTCATCAGGTATATTTGGCTCTTTCATGACTGTATTTGCTGAATACAAACTTTTTAATATTTCAAGCGTACCTGTTAATAGATTAATTTCATAGTAATTTGAGACATCGTTGAGATTTTCGTCTAATACATACACGTGCATTTCATTATCTATTTTACCAACATCAGTTATTTTGCCGACTACATCTACTATTATTTGGTGACCCTGAATAGGTGTATTCTTAATTATGTCATATCCATCAGCGACTAAAGGGAATCCATCATATACCTTATTTGCTGAGTAAGATTTGATCGTAATTGGCGCTTTTTGAATTTCTAAAATCCCATAACTATAATGAGTATTATAATTGTTAGTTACATCATTTCCTCTTTCATCATAAATGATTACTTCAATTCTATTTTCTACTATACTAACATTTGTAAAGCTACCTAAAATCCTTTGTGTAACTGAGTGCCCTGGAATAAGTGTACCTGATTTTATAGTAAGTTTACGTTGATTATTATCTATTGGTGTCCCATCATATATTTTTTGATGATTTGAAGTACTGAATTCAATTGATCTTTTTAAAACTCTAATTGTTCCAAATGTAATTTCAACATTATACTTACGACTAACATCATTTTCGTTTACATCTACAATTTTAACATCCGCAGTGTTTTTAGTCTCTCCAGCGTTAGTCAGACTGGCAGTATTATTAACAACTACTTTATGTCCATCTTGAAGTTTTCCTGATTTTAAAGCAAATTCCTCCATCTTATGTTCGCGTCCATCATAACTTACCTCAAGACTTTTAGTCTCGATCACTATAGAATTTTGTATTGTTTGAATGACTCCAAGTGAAATGAGGCTTAAATATACGATCATCATAAAACTTGTTCCAATGATGATGCTACCGCCAATTATTAACGATTTAGTCTTAATCATATTCTCAGTCCTTTACTTCAAAACTACCATTACTCTAACCGTTTATTTCGATCTGTCGAATATATTCTTTACATTGACTCATTTCATCTTCACCAAATAAATTTTCAATAAAAGAATATAAACCTGGTGCTGCACGTTTAACATAGGCTAGATTCTTTGATTCTAACTTTCTTAGTACCTTTTTAGATAATATATCATCAATCGCCTCTAGTTCAGTACCACCTGATGCGACTAAGATGGGTACATATTTTTTTATTTGATTCATAATTCTATTTCCAAATGTAATTTGAAAATGTTCTACTAAATAGTGATCTAACTCTTTTATTCTTCTTAAATTACGATCAGTTATTTCATATATTCTCTCTGCAACTTCCGCCAATTCATAATACTTTTTAGCTGTTACTCTT from Haloplasma contractile SSD-17B encodes the following:
- a CDS encoding transglutaminase-like domain-containing protein — protein: MIKTKSLIIGGSIIIGTSFMMIVYLSLISLGVIQTIQNSIVIETKSLEVSYDGREHKMEEFALKSGKLQDGHKVVVNNTASLTNAGETKNTADVKIVDVNENDVSRKYNVEITFGTIRVLKRSIEFSTSNHQKIYDGTPIDNNQRKLTIKSGTLIPGHSVTQRILGSFTNVSIVENRIEVIIYDERGNDVTNNYNTHYSYGILEIQKAPITIKSYSANKVYDGFPLVADGYDIIKNTPIQGHQIIVDVVGKITDVGKIDNEMHVYVLDENLNDVSNYYEINLLTGTLEILKSLYSANTVMKEPNIPDEEVVMTVYGDKTDTVYLRDLSFGNYTGLGFEYATSYDYENRINPLSYSSQALTDHNFSTNELTITFIRKNIPYLTPYFSVDNKNIGDDLHVYGEYSGQPYTTNYISYYFNDNDHLNIKDPNIQIEEMNYSHYVSETYLQIDQTTKLELLNFAANGGIERDSSSLIQDIQLLIQNSAEYNMNFTPIPGDVDNIVLHFLKVSPEGICQHFASAGVMMYRAFGIPARYVTGYLANVKKNETTLVTNLDAHAWVEIYIGGMGWIPIEVTSGLGEPPVEKTEVFVEPKDKQGIYDGNPLVATAVTIEGFDNFIDQGYYYEVIFGGSQVEPGESNSYIQDIFFYDPNGNDVTDEFSIATGEGKLKVMYKKITLTTGDYSEVYKNDYVRNQDNTNYTIVEGLMDGHYEVVDFTSQQKNVGSSSNLATIRIFDENGHDVTDLYLIINDFGELKVTPREIVIETASASKQFDGKVLIAHQYKIVSGSLNDGEVFKEEDFVYKGLQQGYGSSDNIIDIDSINIYNGEINVTSNYSINVIYGRLTISH